One part of the Vicia villosa cultivar HV-30 ecotype Madison, WI linkage group LG6, Vvil1.0, whole genome shotgun sequence genome encodes these proteins:
- the LOC131611543 gene encoding uncharacterized protein LOC131611543, with translation MLRWLQLFRISSVQPYHMQRNHVAGFRTLHTAKMDLRENQIVKNQPHPVMHQNVIVMRHSERLDNVEPLWVSAATRPWDPPLTQSGRVLAFKTGQGIRKSLGFPIHRLFVSPFLRCVQTAAEIAIALSDVDEAGESVSHDDISADPSKVKVSIENGLCEMLNTIAIRVNVAPKDGNFSFDISELETMFPNGTVDNDNNEEMVQNELPKWEESVSQANVRYQQTITRLADKYPTENLLLVTHGEGTQVALSSYTKDVVEHKVKYCGYAQLTRPIFKNDHSFIGGKFNLQTQIGQNGVNHISSQEL, from the exons ATGCTTCGGTGGTTACAGTTGTTTCGAATCTCCAGTGTTCAACCGTATCATATGCAGAGAAATCACGTAGCTGGTTTTCGAACATTACATACag CGAAAATGGATTTAAGAGAAAACCAAATAGTGAAAAACCAGCCTCATCCAGTTATGCACCAAAACGTCATCGTAATGAGGCATAGTGAACGCCTCGATAACGTTGAACCTTTGTGGGTATCCGCAGCCACACGACCGTGGGATCCGCCACTGACTCAATCGGGTCGGGTTCTAGCATTCAAAACGGGTCAAGGTATCCGAAAGAGCCTCGGATTCCCGATTCATCGACTCTTTGTTTCCCCTTTTCTACGTTGCGTCCAAACTGCCGCAGAGATTGCTATCGCTCTCTCTGATGTTGACGAGGCTGGTGAAAGTGTCAGCCATGACGATATTTCTGCTGATCCTTCAAAAGTCAAG GTATCCATTGAGAATGGATTATGTGAAATGCTAAACACAATAGCTATTCGTGTTAATGTTGCTCCAAAAGATGGAAATTTTAGTTTTGAtatatcagagcttgaaactatGTTCCCAAATGGAACTGTCGATAATGATAATAATGAAGAAATGGTACAAAATGAG CTACCTAAATGGGAAGAATCAGTTTCCCAAGCAAATGTTAGATATCAACAAACAATTACAAGACTTGCAGATAAATATCCTACTGAGAACTTGTTGCTTGTTACACATG GGGAAGGAACACAAGTGGCTCTTTCTTCATACACAAAAGATGTTGTAGAACATAAAGTGAAATATTGTGGTTATGCTCAACTTACACGTCCTATCTTCAAAAACGATCATTCCTTTATTGGTGGAAAGTTCAATTTACAAACCCAAATTGGTCAAAATGGAGTAAATCATATTTCCTCACAAGAACTTTGA
- the LOC131613690 gene encoding SNF2 domain-containing protein CLASSY 4-like: MAGVSSRTRSKNVPLFGSIPFHGSCSCSLKTKRRRSDIGLSSKKRKPNEESFVLHEQVNVICIDIDEEGDKEGLKFSEGCVEQVDNVDNGDADEVGDEDWLEYLNKNKFEVDDIDVKNEEQSGDIVGEGGLEDGEINSFEACVDVENEVESEDNGGIGELVVKDESFHDEKCGSMSENPIIDSDDDLDECDESEESEEIETSDEEFQVDEVDEVSDDDGDNSEEKEAKKKGWKKEEVVVEEKVEKEVEEEEEVGVEKEVEEEEVVVEEEVEKDVDLEMVWQEYDNVLEEMVREAKGQNSNIEEVKIDNSPSSVNNNKLEHPDDGNARSSNALNKKGSFVPMEAPSSSKLHQASETLTSKGVQMGSEDEEDEEEEEYKEVDLKKDWQEYDNVLAEMVREAKGQHTPSSVNNDELEHANDGNVRISNVSHGDNVYVGKSKTKSKAKVTPKESVIISDFDEEKIQPARGLGIDDGIDSSIHTKQKEMKSSEKQKMTEMKGRDYKGRASTSSGEKKESMELRLNQRGKSTVFMPKELRLVELLAEYYWGNKNNKIQNDSPVLEMKDVIRHYTRPPPVSNVTAPLIWSLKMVEKVQKTKNEKEEEVLWDQIDTTLRELEAESMIGNLGTNEATQKKIGSPFSECEHDIYLDEEIGVYCRRCGWVVTDIKDVSPQVVDKFPYEGSGQRASFGDANVSHFHDSHFNVSEHDSETNFSYDERTVWDLIPDVKQTLYSHQQEGFEFIWNKLVGNIEIQGLKNANLQREGGCIISHAPGTGKTKLTIMFLKAYLKVFPKCLPVIVAPAGLLLTWEDEFKKWDIGVPFHNLNNPELSVKELDDVVNATNWSNSQRHSTDETRMAKLISWFKETSILGISYSLFKELAGGEGALQKRKENSYMRKALLEAPGLLVLDEGHTPRNARSRVWKVLSKIQTKKRIMLSGTPFQNNFLELYNTFSIVKPSFPKTIPLKLKKFCQKRKKAGKKWSWEPVTGNSTTGHPSDDKIKHLKLLMDPFVHVYKGAILQKKLPGLRDCVLSLRPDSFQKQILESIQSSQDIFNFERKLIMASVHPSLFLECKLLKKEESVVDREQLEKLRLSPHVGVKTKFLVEFVNLCVAVNEKVLVFSQFTAPLRLIVEQFNSSFNWTEGKEMLYMDGKVDLKEKQSLIHNFNDANSKAKILLACTKACSEGISLVGASRVVLLDVVWNPSVERQAISRAYRIGQKRVVYTYHLLTHETTECLKYFKQAEKDRLSELVFSDNNKGKNRAGNIEDGILDLMLQHEKLKDMFVECVVQPKERDLVESYYY, from the exons ATGGCTGGTGTTTCCAGTCGAACTCGAAGTAAAAATGTTCCGCTCTTCGGTAGTATTCCATTTCATGGTTCATGTTCTTGTTCGTTGAAAACCAAGCGTAGAAGAAGTGACATAGGTTTGAGCTCTAAAAAGAGGAAGCCAAATGAAGAGTCTTTTGTGTTGCATGAACAAGTTAATGTTATTTGCATTGACATTGACGAGGAAGGAGATAAAGAGGGGTTGAAATTTTCTGAGGGTTGTGTTGAACAAGTAGATAATGTTGATAATGGTGATGCTGATGAGGTAGGAGATGAGGATTGGTTGGAATATCTTAACAAGAACAAGTTTGAGGTTGACGACATAGATGTTAAAAATGAGGAACAAAGTGGAGATATTGTTGGTGAAGGAGGGTTGGAAGATGGTGAAATAAACAGTTTTGAGGCTTGTGTGGATGTTGAAAATGAAGTAGAGAGCGAGGATAATGGTGGAATTGGTGAGTTAGTTGTAAAAGATGAAAGCTTTCATGATGAAAAGTGTGGTTCGATGTCTGAAAACCCGATTATAGATTCAGATGATGACCTTG atgaatgcgATGAAAGTGAAGAAAGTGAGGAAATAGAGACTAGTGATGAAGAATTTCAAGTTGATGAGGTAGATGAAGTTTCCGATGATGATGGTGATAACAGTGAGGAGAAAGAAGCGAAGAAAAAGGGTTGGAAGAAAGAGGAGGTGGTGGTGGAGGAAAAGGTGGAGAAAGaggtggaggaggaggaggaggtggggGTGGAGAAAGaggtggaggaggaggaggtggtggTGGAGGAAGAGGTGGAGAAAGATGTGGATTTGGAAATGGTTTGGCAAGAATATGACAATGTGCTGGAAGAGATGGTGAGAGAGGCCAAGGGTCAAAATAGTAATATTGAGGAGGTAAAGATTGATAATAGTCCATCTTCTGTAAACAATAATAAATTGGAGCATCCAGATGATGGTAATGCAAGATCCTCTAATGCCTTAAACAAAAAGGGTTCTTTTGTTCCAATGGAGGCTCCTTCTTCTTCTAAATTGCATCAAGCATCAGAGACACTGACATCAAAAGGCGTGCAAATGGGTTCGGAGGATGAGGAAGACGAGGAGGAGGAGGAGTACAAAGAGGTGGATTTGAAGAAGGATTGGCAAGAATACGATAATGTGCTGGCGGAGATGGTGAGAGAGGCCAAGGGTCAACATACTCCATCTTCTGTAAATAATGATGAATTGGAGCATGCAAATGATGGCAATGTAAGAATCTCTAATGTCTCTCATGGTGATAATGTTTATGTTGGCAAATCCAAAACCAAATCCAAAGCCAAAGTTACACCTAAAGAAAGTGTGATTATTAGTGATTTTGATGAAGAAAAAATACAACCTGCTAGAGGTTTAGGTATTGATGATGGAATTGATTCTTCTATTCACACAAAACAGAAGGAGATGAAGAGTTCAGAGAAACAGAAAATGACAGAGATGAAGGGAAGAGATTATAAAGGTAGAGCTAGCACCAGTAGTGGCGAGAAGAAGGAATCCATGGAGTTGCGTTTGAACCAAAGGGGAAAAAGCACAGTTTTTATGCCAAAGGAGTTGCGCTTAGTCGAACTCCTTGCTGAATACTATTGGGGAAACAAGAATAATAAAATTCAGAATGATTCACCTGTGTTGGAGATGAAAGATGTTATTCGGCATTATACACGCCCACCACCTGTTTCTAACGTGACAGCTCCGTTGATATGGAGCCTTAAAATGGTGGAGAAAGTGCAAAAGACCAAGAACGAGAAGGAGGAGGAAGTACTATGGGATCAAATAGATACAACCCTTAGAGAACTTGAAGCTGAATCCATG ATCGGGAATTTGGGGACCAATGAAGCTACTCAGAAAAAAATCGGAAGTCCATTCTCTGAGTGTGAACACGACATCTATCTCGACGAAGAGATTGGTGTATATTGCAGGCGGTGTGGTTGGGTTGTCACTGATATTAAAGATGTCTCACCACAAGTG GTTGATAAATTTCCCTATGAAGGGTCGGGACAAAGGGCTTCGTTTGGTGATGCAAATGTCTCACACTTTCATGACTCGCACTTCAATGTTTCTGAACATGACTCCGAGACTAATTTCTCTTATGATGAAAGAACAGTTTGGGACCTAATTCCTGATGTAAAACAGACCTTATATTCTCACCAACAAGAAGGTTTTGAGTTCATTTGGAATAAGTTAGTAGGAAACATCGAGATTCAAGGGTTAAAGAATGCCAATCTTCAAAGGGAGGGTGGTTGCATTATTTCACATGCTCCCGGAACTGGAAAGACAAAGCTGACAATCATGTTTCTCAAGGCTTATTTAAAAGTTTTTCCGAAATGCTTGCCGGTCATTGTTGCTCCTGCTGGTTTGTTGCTTACTTGGGAAGACGAATTCAAAAAATGGGACATAGGAGTTCCATTTCATAATTTGAACAATCCTGAGTTATCTGTTAAAGAGCTTGATGATGTTGTTAATGCAACTAATTGGTCTAATTCACAGCGGCATAGTACCGACGAGACACGAATGGCTAAACTGATTTCGTGGTTCAAAGAAACGAGCATTCTGGGAATCAGTTACAGTTTGTTCAAGGAGCTAGCAGGCGGAGAAGGTGCTTTACAGAAGAGAAAAGAAAACAGTTATATGAGAAAGGCTTTACTTGAAGCTCCAGGTTTGTTGGTTCTAGATGAAGGACATACGCCAAGAAATGCAAGAAGTCGTGTTTGGAAGGTGTTGTCAAAAATTCAAACAAAGAAGAGAATTATGCTTTCTGGAACTCCTTTCCAGAATAATTTCTTGGAATTGTACAACACTTTCAGCATAGTGAAGCCTTCTTTTCCTAAAACGATACCGCTCAAGCTGAAAAAGTTTTGCCAGAAACGTAAGAAAGCAGGAAAAAAATGGAGTTGGGAACCAGTTACTGGAAACAGTACAACAGGACATCCCTCCGATGATAAGATCAAGCATTTGAAGTTGCTAATGGATCCCTTTGTTCATGTTTACAAAGGCGCGATTCTTCAAAAGAAGCTTCCCGGGTTAAGAGATTGCGTGCTTAGTTTGAGGCCGGACAGTTTTCAGAAGCAAATTCTTGAGAGCATTCAAAGTTCTCAGGACATATTTAACTTTGAGCGTAAGCTGATAATGGCATCAGTCCATCCGTCTCTATTCCTCGAATGCAAACTTTTGAAAAAAGAAGAATCTGTTGTCGACAGGGAACAGCTAGAAAAGCTTCGATTGAGTCCACATGTTGGTGTCAAAACAAAATTTTTGGTGGAGTTTGTTAATCTTTGTGTTGCTGTTAATGAAAAAGTCCTTGTGTTCAGCCAATTCACCGCTCCTTTACGCTTAATTGTTGAGCAATTCAACTCATCCTTTAATTGGACTGAGGGGAAGGAAATGCTCTACATGGATGGCAAGGTTGATCTAAAGGAAAAACAGTCTTTAATCCATAACTTCAATGATGCAAACAGCAAAGCTAAGATTCTACTTGCATGTACGAAAGCTTGTTCCGAGGGAATTAGCTTAGTTGGAGCGTCGAGGGTTGTGCTACTTGATGTTGTATGGAATCCTTCTGTCGAGCGACAAGCTATCAGTCGAGCATATAGGATTGGACAAAAGAGAGTTGTGTACACGTACCATCTGCTCACACACGAGACTACCGAGTGCCTCAAATATTTCAAACAGGCCGAAAAAGACCGGTTGTCTGAACTAGTATTTTCGGATAATAACAAGGGCAAAAACCGTGCAGGGAACATTGAAGATGGTATTCTTGATCTAATGCTTCAGCACGAAAAACTTAAAGACATGTTTGTCGAGTGTGTGGTACAGCCGAAGGAAAGAGATTTGGTGGAGagttattattattga